The Bacillus sp. NEB1478 genome contains the following window.
TGGTTTCCTCAAGTTTTTGTTTTGTAATACCCGATTGCTAACAATAGCATCGGATGAAAACATGAGCGGGAATCCAATGGTTTCAACAATTATTCGATTTCCTATTTGAGTAATCCAAGTCTAATCAAGAGGCATCGGAACAATGCCATTTTTGCTTGAATGAATTCTTACTTCAACTATTTCATGACCTACTGAAGGAATGTTGTCTCATATTGGCTTACCGATAATATCTTCTTCCGCTTTCTTGCTGACGGGTTAACATATTTCCACTTGGAGGATGTTTTAGAATGGAATTTCCATAATCGGGGGTGAACTGTACTTTTTTTCACAGCATTCTCGAGAAAAGCTAAAGGTTTGCTGGGCTAATTTAATTGCAGTTTTTCGATCTTTATCTGTCTTTGAAACTAAAATAACTTGCTCATTTTTGTAAAAAATCATACTGATAACCACTGTTGTTTTATTTGGATATTGAAAAATATCAATATCAATGATCTCACCTCCCATGATCACTCGAAAAAAACGATAATGCGGGGAACTCTTCATTTTCTTCAACCCCTTTTCTTTTTTCAAGTTATTATGTTTAATATAAAAGTTTTATAAATAAATCATAATTGACAACCGGGTAATTTGTCAATATATTCTGTCAATTTAAGTCGATTTCCTAGGAAATAAGTTGCAAATTATTTCTGTCCGACTAAAAATATAAACTTCCGACATTATCATGCAAAAAAAGGACGAGAATGAATTCGTCCTTTTTAATTTTGTTTTTTGGGTGGTTCTTGTGGCGGTGATGACTGACCGCCAGCACCAGCAGAATCTTTATCCGGCTTAACAAGCTTATTCCTTTCACCTTCAATAGATGGTTCATGTTTTACAGAAACTAGCTGAAACCCTGTCCCATATAACTGCTCTTCTAGTTTTGATTCTACTTCCCGTCCTTCATGCAGTACTCGCTCATCATATTCAAGGTTTACAGTAATAGATTTCATGTATGAATCATCTCCCTTTAATACATACTTTCCCTGCTCATTTTTTCGTAAACAAAAAAGACCAGTCACAAATGACTGATCTTTACATATATTTACGCTTCTTTTTCGACTAAATTTTGTTTTGATTCTTCAGTGGATTTAGGATCTTGAGCGCCTTCTGGCTTTCTTTTTGATACTTCGATCTTTTTCACTTGATGTCCATCTAATTCGATAACTTTAAAGTCATAGCCATCAAATGAAATGACTTCCTTTTCCTGAATCTCGGAATTCTGCGACAATATCCATCCGCCAATTGTATCTAATTCACTATCATCAATTGATAATCCATAAATCTCATTTACTTCAGGAATTAATACTTTTCCGTCAAAATGCTTAACGTTCGGACTTACAGCCTGGATCATTGGCGATTCATCTTCGTCAAACTCATCTCGTATTTCACCGACAAGTTCTTCAATAATATCTTCAATCGTAACAATTCCAGCAGTTCCTCCATATTCATCAACAAGAACGGCCATATGAAATCCTTTTTTCTGAAGTTTCAACAACGTTTCTTTTATAGGTGTATTTTCAAAAACGCTTAATGTCGGTCTGATGTAATGCTCTAATGGAAATTCTTTGCCTTTTATAAGATCAAAGAATACTTCCTTCGCATTTACCATACCTAATACATTGTCTTTATCTTCACCTACGACAGGGTAACGAGTATATTTTTCTTCGCCTATTATACTAATGTTTTCTTGCAGCGTATTATCTGCATACAAACAAACCATTTCTGTACGAGGGACCATAATCTCTTTTGCAGTTCTGTCGTCAAATTCGAATACTTTTTCTACATAACTGAACTCAGATTTGTTGATTTCACCGCTTTTATAGCTTTCACTTAAAATTAAGCGAAGCTCCTCTTCCGTATGTGCCATTTCGTGTTCGGATGCAGGTTTTAAACCAAACATTCTCACTAAAAGCTGAGCACTTCCGTTTAGGAACCAAATGAAAGGAAACATCACTCTGTAGAATCCTATCAAAAATGGAGAAAGCCATAAGCTGATTGTTTCTGCTTTTTGAATAGCAACGGTTTTTGGCGCGAGTTCACCAAGTACAACATGTAAAAAAGTAATAGCTGCAAAAGCAATCGCAAATGACAACGTATGAACGAGTGTCTCATTTAAATTCAAGCTTTCAAAAAATGGACCAAGCAGCGCTTCTACCGTAGGTTCACCAAGCCAACCTAATCCTAATGCTGTAATGGTTATTCCCAATTGGCAGGCAGAAAGTGATCCATCAAGGTTATTAATAACCTTTTGCGCGGCAATCGCACGCTTGTTTCCTTCTTCAGCCAATTGATCTATCCGTGACTTTCGGATTTTAACGATCGCAAATTCTGCGGCTACAAAAAAAGCTGTTAATAGAATTAAAAGAGCTACTGCAAGTAATTTCAGTAAGGTCAAACTGTCCAAAAAGACTCCTTATACCCCAGATGCACCGGAATATAAGTTGTCACCTCCTAAGAATTTAAATTTTATCAATTTAGAAAAGTATATCATAAAATACAAGAAGTTACTGTAAATATCACTCTGCTGATATTTACCATACCATTTATTCCAAGTTTTCCTCCACTGTACCCAAATTAACATCTTGTTTAAGTACCATTTTGTTTTCTTTATCATTATAATAATAAACTTTCATTTTGTTATCTTGTTCTGACTGTCTATCCCCGCTGTAGAGACCGAAATACCCATTGCCAAGCGGAACCAGATTCTTATGGTACGTTGGTATTCCAGTCATTTGTTCATCAATGTGATCCACTGTCACATTAGCACTTCTTCCTCCTGAGAATAAAAGTATGATGGTCATGACTACTAACGTAATACGAATTCTCCTTAGTTCATCTGCCTGATATAAATGCATAAGGTGTGCCCCTTTCTCTACTTATTTCTCATATCTCTTTGATTATGCAGCACTTCATCTAATTTATGATTCAGTTTGGCAAGTTCATTCTGTTGGTATTTTTGACGTTTAATCGTGTTAGAAACAAATCGGACAAATGAAAATATAAAAAGAATGAGCAGGAAAACGAAAATAATGGGAATAAAACTTTTCATTAGACAACAACCTCCAAAAATTAGAACTTCTCTAAAATTTTACCATAAAAAGGAATGTCTACTTCGGAAATTTATTGTATGTTTAAGACAAAAGATTATTATTGAGGAGTGATTATATGCGGAAAGTGGTTTTATTTATCGCAGCAAGTCTTGATGGTTTCATTGCAAGGGAAAACGGAGAGATTGATTGGCTGATCGAATCAGAAGGCGGTGAAGGTGATAACGGGTTTAAAGAATTCTATGACAGTATTTCAACCGTAATCATGGGCAACAGCACATATAAGCATATTCTTGTGTTATCTGAACATTTTCCTTATGCCAATAAGGAAGTGTATGTATTTACATCCAAATCCCAAGAAATAAATCCACCAGAATTTCAATATTATTCTGGAAGTGCTTCAAAACTAATTAATGAGTTACGTAAGAAAGATCAACCCGGAGACATCTGGCTAGTTGGCGGAGCTAATCTTGCTGAGACTTTCTTTAAAGAAAACCTTATCGATGAATTAATTTTAACGTACATACCTGTTGTATTGGGACGAGGAATTTCATTGTTTAATGAGCATACCCCTGAAAAATCACTCAATCTGAAATCGGTTAAAACCTTCAACCAATTTGTAACACTGCATTATGATTTCCAAAATAAATAATCCAATAGTTGGAAGTTTCATTTAAGTTACCACGGTATCCTTTTATTGAAAAAAATGCGGAAAGGATGCTATCATGGATGGATTTTGTTATTGATAATAAGTGGCTCGTTGAAACGGATCTTTTTTATCAAAATGCAAATGCTAATAATTTTACCTGGTTGTGGACTTTAATATTGGCAATGGATATTGTCGTTTCCTTATCCTACACCTTATTTCCTAAAAAGAATAAATCTCATTCTAATGCCACCTAATGTTTTGAATAACACAAACGCCCGGTTTCGCTTCTACCAGGCGTTTGTGTGTTTTATTTTTGTATTTGCTTTACTGGTTTATTTGATTTCTCCACTCTTTCATTCCCCATTAGAAATACAAAAACCGCTGATATAACAATCGGTACCAGTGCATAAGTGAATACGGTTGTGATGGATTCAGACATCGCATTGATTAATCCATTTAAGACTTCACTTGGAATATGTGCCCGCTGGCTGGCTTGGAAAACTTTTTGAGGATCAAAGTTTGCTAATCCGCCGCCCGCTCCAAGCTCTTTTAAATTTTTCATTAATTCATCAGTAAATATTCTGTTCTGTATGGAACCAAAAATGGCTACACCAAGTGTCATTCCAAGAGAGCGAAGGAAGGCATTGGTTGAGTTGGCAGAACCTCTGTACCGGAATTCCATTTTGTTGATGGAAGCTGCAGGCAATAATGAGAATGAGAACCCCATCCCAAAACCTACAATTACCATGAACAACGTTAACATCGTCCGAGACGTGTCAGGCGTCATGCCGCTTAAAAGATACATGCCAGTGAAATAAGAAATAACAGAGATAATCATCAAGTTTCGGAAACTCGTTTTTGATTGAAAAATCCCTCCGATCATACTGCCTGCTACGGATCCGAGCATCATCGGTGTCAGCACGAGTCCTGCTTGTGAAGCTGATCCGCCATAAACCGCTTGAACGAAGATTGGAATAAAGACGGCCAGTATGATAAACGTACTTCCATATAAAAATCCTAGAATCTGAGAAGTCGCAAATAATCGTTTCTTAAACATCCAAAATGAAATAATCGGTTCGGACGCTTTTTGTTCAACCGCAAAGAATACGATAAAGAACACTGTGAAAATTGTAAACAGAGAAACAATCTGTGTAGAATCCCAGGCATATGTTTTTCCGCCCAGTTCAAGAGCAAACATTAAACTAACAACAGCAATAACCAGGGTGATCGCTCCCCACCAGTCGATCTTCTGTTCACGATGTTCAAGAGTTTCCTTGTAATATCGGAAAATCAAATAAAATGAAGCTATCCCAATAGGGACATTAATGTAAAATACCCAGTGCCAACTGATGGCATCCGTAATGAAAGCACCTAGTAACGGGCCAAGCACACTGGACGTTCCAAAAACCGCTCCAAGCAGTCCTGTCATCTTCCCTCTTTTTTCAGGAGGAAAGAGATCAAATACAATCGTGAACGCAATTGGCATCAATGCCCCGCCGCCTATACCTTGTATGACTCGGAATGCAATGAGCTGCTCCATGCTTTGTGCTAATCCGCAAAGTGCGGAACCTAGTAAAAACACGATTAGTCCAAAAATGAAAAACCGTTTGCGGCCATACATATCAGAAAGTTTTCCGTAAATCGGCATCCCAGCCATAACCGCAACCATGTATGAACCAGTAACCCATACAAATTTATCAAAACCGCCGAGATCTGCAACAATTGTCCCCATCGCCGTTGCGACAATCGTATTATCCATAGCTGCCATTAGAATGCCCAGAAGCAAACCAGCGACTACTAATTTCAAATTCCCTTCCCTTTGATCCATCTCTCCATCTCCTTATGTACCTGCCAAATATTACTTAATAAGCTTAAGTATACTATGGGGACTGACCCCCAACAATTTATTTCCGTCTTTAATATTCTTTTTTCTTTCTGTGTGTTTGCTCAAGATTTTATACATATTCTTATGTATTTTACCATTCGGTCTTTAAAAACGAACAGATGATATGACGAAAAGGGCTATATCCTTTACACTAGAAACATAACAAATGAGGTGAAGAAATATGGCTGAACATGTATTTCACTTAAAAGCACATTGGCCAGGCGGCAGAAATGATACGGGTGTGATTGAAACGAAAAATTTGAGAACAAAAGTGTCGATTCCGCCTGAAATGGATGGGCCAGGGATTGGAACAAACCCTGATGAAATGCTGCTGGGAGCTGCTGCAACGTGCTATATTATTACACTCGCAGCTATGATAGAGAGAAGTAAAATAGAAACAGTGGATTTAACAATGGAATCGGAAGGAATTGTGGATGTTACGAACGGAGTAATTACGTACAAAAAAATTATTCACAAACCTGTTGTCACGATCAAACATGATACTTCCCAAAAAAATATGGCTTTACTGCAAAAACTCGCTTTAAAAGCTGAAAATTCGTGTATGATTTCACGAGCATTGAAAGGAAATGTCGAAGTGGAAGCTATTCTGTCGATAAGTATTTAGCAACATTTAGCAAAAAACGCCTCTGACACCTGTACTTTCCAAATTTACTATGTTAGCATAAAAGTTAACCAAGGAAAATATTATATTATTTGGGTTCTTAACAAGTTCCCCCATAATAGAAAGGGGACGATGTATCATGAACCAACAAGATGTGAAAACCATACTTTTGAATTTGCAAAGTAAACAATATATCGAGTCTGATATTACCCACACCTTTGGAGAAAACAACACTGCTGTTTTTTCTGTAACTTACTCTAAAAACGACGAAACCTTTGATGTCATTCTAATTGAAACAGATTCTCTTGAAAAGTTTCATGATGTTGACTCTGCAGTAAATTGTATTACTAACTTGATTCATAAATAGAGATGATTCTCATTTTCATATTTAAAGAGGTTCACCAATTCTGGTGACCTCTTTTGTTTTTAGGTCCTATATTTAATCCAATCATTATCTGAAATCCGCTTAAAATGTTTCATTTTTTTATTCATTACATAAACGATGCAGTCTCTTTCACCCTGTTGAGTCTTTACCCTGCAGGTTAATTTCTCATACAAGTTATTTTGACAACCCTCTTCATACCCTTCTAGTCGATCCAACTGTTTTAATTGTTCAGTCGTTACTTTGTAAACCTCTCCTATAACAGGATTGTCTCCTTTTTCTTGAAACAAAGCTGGGTAACCGTGGCCTGTATCATACAGTTGACCTTCAAGCTTACAATTTTCTTCAATACACTCGGCTTGATGCAAATAATGTGAGTTCGCTTCATTCTTCCGAAGTGTTCCATAAACAAAAACAAGATGATCTTCCATTGTCGAGTTTCCTCCTTCTTCTTCAATTCCTTAACCCGTATATTCATTACTTTATATACCCGATGTTCATATCCTTTTTTGATAACAACGTAAATAAAAACACTTCTCAACATCCCGTTGAAAAGTGCTCCAATTGGTCTCTATGAGTCCAGTTTATTTAACGTTAATGATATGATCATTGCGTTTTCGATCCCCTCTTACCGCATCAATAAACAAAATGACTGCTGTAAGGAGGTGCATGACCATTCCCAATCCTGGAATAAATGCCACGAGAGATGTAATCATACCTACTATGCTGCCATGGAATCTTTGTTTTTGAACTAGACACACTATAAAAGTAACTAAATGAAGAAAAAACATGAACTGAAGCGGAGCCCAGCCTGATGCTATTACAATTATTCCTCCTAAAAACGGAATACCTAGAAACGCTTCAATACCACCCGATACCCACTTCAAAAGTCTCGACACACTCATGAGACAACCTCCTCAATGATTTCTACCTAATCTTACGCATGGGGAAGTAAAAAGTTTCCTTATTCTTACTAGATCTTAAGCAAGATCGATCTTTTTGTGTTTTAATCAACGATTAACAAACTAATAATGCAGATTTCCTATTAGGAAATTATCGATCACATCTAAAAAATTCATCTTGAATCAATAATAGTCCTGCTGAGAGAAAAAATAGGCTGATTTTTTTGGGCGGAATTCATGAATTAAGTCTCATTTAAAATTATTAAGTCGGTTTGAACGATAGTTAAGTCTAATCTAAAATAATTTAGTCTTTTTACAAAATTCGACACAAATCAACTCCATCCAGAACCCACTCTTTAGACCATAATAAAAACCCCCACAGAAATGGAGGCTTTTATGTATTATTTAGATTTACTTGCTTCTTTTATAAATGTCTTGATGATGTTCATCATCTTTTCGTTTTCATGGCGCAATTCTTCTGGATGCCATTGCGTTCCAAGTAAAAATGAGCCGTCTCGATCTTCTAGCTCCAGAGCTTCAATAACTTCATCTTCCGCTTTTGCGGTTACACGCAATCCTTTTCCCACGTCTCCAATCGCCTGATGATGGAAACTGTTAACGGCAACCTCGTTTTCTCCGATAATTTCGTGAAGAAGGCTGTCCTCCTCGATCTTTACTAAATGTGAAGGCTCTGTACGAGTGCTTGATAGCTGAAAGTGATTGATGCTCTCATTAAACTCACTTTTAACATCTTGAATGATGGAGCCTCCAAAACTTACATTGATCATATGATACCCTCTGCACATGCCTAAGATCGCCTTTTTTTCTTTATGTGCAACTTGTACTAGCTCCATTTCAAAATCATCCCGACGCTTGTTTACCTGTTTCACTTCAGGATGCGGTTTGTGACCATAGGTGAGAGCACTTATATCCTCTCCACCTGTAAATATAATCCCATCACAGAGATCCACATATGTGGATGCTTCCTCAGCATCTCCCATCGGAATAACAATCGGTATTCCTCCAGCTTCTCTAACGGTTTCAGCGAATTTATTATATACGACCACAGTTGGAATCGTTTGTTCTTTATTCTCAATTGTGCTCGTTTCCATAATTGTACTCGTGAGTCCAATGACTGGTTTCTTTCCCATCATTTGGTCCCTCCTTTTTAATCCTGCTTCCTCATATTTATCCTTTTAAGCAACTTTTAAAACATACAGAAATATTATTCCTCTCTAACTCAAAAAAATATCCCTTGACTTCAACTAGTATTTACCAGACAAACCTCCACATTCATAAAAAAACAAAAAAAATACCCCATTTATTGAATGGGGTTGTAATGCCTTACTGATGTATACACCAGTTCAATGTCACCATTGTCTTTAATACATTTTACTGTATAGGTTTTTTCCAAACCTTGTTCTGTATTATGAAATGTTATTCGGTCGCCTTCTGAAAAATCAAATGTACCAGTGTCCCATAATTTCTCCTCGTCTGTTTTGCTCATAAACCCATCACCCCAATTATTTTCCGAATGTCCGTTCTCTTTAATATGCAATAATTCATTTTTTCCCTTATGAAGAAAAAAGTAATCCAGAAAAACTCAAAATAAGTCTTTTGAAGCGTTTTTGGCATTTCGATATTGAGAATCCAGTATCCGGTTTCTTTATACCAGGCAAGAAAATCCGGCATAATAACAGGTCAGTTTTGTTGGTGGTTTCAATAGAAAACTTTTTCACTATCCGATTAGTCGAGAATTGATGGACACCTCTTGTGATTAGAGATTTCGAAAATAATGACGAAATGTGTATGGGTGCCTTACACACATATAGTTCTACACTTATAATAAATACCCTCTTACATATTTAATTTCGTTAATTATTATGAATTAGATTTATATTTTAACCTTTCGCATCCTTCATGTTCCGTTACTTTGTTCCTTTTGCGTCTTAATACATGAAAGAGTCCTCTATATGTTTAGAGGACTCTTTTCGTTAGAAGGCAGATTTGTTTTTAGAAGTGTTAAATTGATTCTTTAAATAGTTGATCAAAACATCTTTGATCATGATATCTTTGCCAAGTTCAATTAATTCATTACCTACTACACTTTGATAACCGCATACTTCTTCGTATAAGAAAGGAGTTCCCGTACCGATTGTATAAGTTTTACTTAAATCGATAAGTTCGCCGTTTACGAGAATATTAGAAATCTCATCATCATGGCCAACCCAGCTTACACCTGAAAATTGAATCTTGCCAAAAGGTATCCCATGCGGACGGAACCCGTTTCCATAAACCTTTTTACTCGCAATTTCATTGTTGTATGATTCTTTAATCAGCCCTGCAAGCTGCATTCCTGTTATTGTCATAACCACTGGAGTATGCATGCTTTTACAGATGTTCAGAAGTGTCCCTTTCGTCACCTCGCCCTTCTTCAAACCTTCAGCCATTCCTCCGCCATACATGATACCGACGTCTGTTTCCCAATACTCTTTCAAACTATCGGCACACATTTTTACGAGTTGCTCATGCGAGATGTCGTTATCTGTCTGATAAATAATTTCTGACAGAAATGTTTCTGCCTCACGACGTCCCTTTTCCATTACTTCAAATAAGTCAGGATCCATTTCGTCTTCTAGCGTAATCTCCGTTAAATGACCGCAATGTTCTACTACTTTTTTGTCATTAACATCTACCGTTAGTTTTAATTCACCAACATACTGTCCATAACATCCTGCTTGAGCAATAATGACATCTGAAACCACTTCTGGTTTCTTTAATACAGTATGGGAGTGTGCCCCTATGATTACATCGATTTGGCCGGACAGCAGGGGAGCAAGTTTTAAATCTGCTTCGTATCCCAAATGTGAAAGGAAAATGATGAGGTTCGCTCCATTTTCTTTTAATGAAGCAACACCAGCTTGAATAGCTGTCAACGTATCACGATTTCGAAAACCATGCTTTATTTCGTATATATCCTCAAATTGATCTGTAGCGCTAAACAAACCAATCTTTAGATGCTCGCCTTTTTCGATTATCAGTGTTTCTTTTATTCCACCGATTGTTGAACCGTCTGCTTCTTCCAGATTCAATAAAAGCCAAGGCACTTCCGAGTCCAGACTTAACTGCTTGATTTTTTCCTTTGGCAGCCGCAATAGCTCATTATTACCGACACCCATCGCTTCATACTCTGAAGCAACGAGCATTTCGAGATGAATGTAGCCTTCAGTTGCTAAACACTCATTCATGCTCATATCTAAATGGTCTCCGCCATCTACTAATAAAACGCTCTCATTTTTAGCATGAAGCTCTTTCTTTCTCTTTTTCATATAAGCAGCTTGTCTCAGCGCAAAATCATAATGTCCATGCAAATCATTTGTGTGAAGAATCGTAATCGTTTCTTTCATGTTATCCTCCATTTTAGCAGTTACAGATCATAACGATGTTTCCATCAGGATCTTCTATATTGAACCAAGCGACTTCACCATGCCATTCTATTTCACGAGTAATTTTTACGTTTTTATTTTTAATGTCGTTATACGCAGCATCAATATCAGGTGCGTATAGATTAAACATCGGACCTGATCCCGGAGCGCGATGGAAGGAAGGATCAAACGTATGATCATCGAGTGAAAGTCCCGTTTGGCCTGTAACAGGAATGTTATGAACCGGCGAATTCACAGTTTCTAAATCAATCGTTATCCCTAAAATCTTTGCATACCATTCTACAGATTTTTTCAGATCAGATACGTGGACAAAAACATTATTAATATGACTTTGAACAGGTGCAATACTCGTTACTTTTTCACTCATACAAAATTCCTCCTGAGAATAAAAATTCATTCATCGTATGTTTTTCGAAATCCGTAAAATGGTCTAAACTTCTGGGATTCGTAGAAAGTATGCGAGGTGGTCGATGCCAGCATTTCCATTCTTGTTTTTGGAAATAAGTCATGCACATGCTTTAAAAGTTTGGTCCCAATTCCATGTCCACGGTATTCTTTTGAGATCAGCATCTCGCAAATGTATGTCGTTACTGTTCCATCAGTTAAGCCTCGTACGTATCCAATTACTAACTTCTCCTTATTCATTACAACAAAAGTGATATTAGAATTTTTCCAGGCCTGATGCGTTTCCTCATTACGTTCTGCGAGCTGTGACCATCCTTCTTGCTGGCTTAACTTTTGGATATCCTGAAAATAGTTTTCTTTGTATGGCATGATCTGAAAAAATTGCATGGATCAAACTCCTAATCTGCTATAACAGTCCTTTTACGTTCTGTACTCCCTTTTCCACTTCTAAAAGGGGATTCCCTTCAAAATGCTCTTGTTCGATGACAACATATTCCACTTTTTGTTCATCTGCTAGATTTAAAAATCCTTTTATATCAAGAACTCCTTCACCCGCAATTGTGGTAGATTTCTCATCACCTTTTTGTTTCATGTCTTTAATGTGGAATGACACACACCGGTTTTTATACGCTTTCAAAAGTTCAGCTGGTTCTAATCCCGCATATTTTGCCCAATATGTATCCAACTCCATTTTTACAAGCTCAGGGTCTGTTTCTGTGAATATCAACTCAAAAGGCATCTTATTTTCTAGTGTGTAAAATTCAAAATCGTGGTTGTGGTAAGCAACCTTAATTCCAAACTCCTTGCTGCGGAATCCGGCTTCATTCAAAATATCTGCTGCACGTTTATAATCGTCCAATGATTTTCGCTGTTCTTCTGTAAGGTAAGGCATGATCATCAAGTCGTTCTCTAAAACGAGCTGGTCGTCCATTTGCCTTTTAAAGGCTTCTCCTAAAAATTGATCGAAAGGAATATGTGCACCAGCCGCGGTTAATCCTGTAGAATCTAATACTTTTTTTACTTCTTTTGCAGAAATTCCAAATAAACCAGCAAATTGTACACTGTCATATCCCATGTTCCTAACGTTCTCTAATGTGTCTAAAAAGTTTTGTTCAGCCTCTGAATGAATGGAGTATAGCTGCAGTCCGATTTTAAGCATGTTACCCTCTCCTTTTTGGTTAGATAGCTTTGTTCATATTAATTGAAGCCTGGTTATAACCCATTTTTTTATAGAGCTCTATCGCATTCAAGTTCGTTCCAAAAACATGAAGTCCAAGGTAATCGGCACCTAATTTTTTCGATT
Protein-coding sequences here:
- a CDS encoding sugar phosphate isomerase/epimerase, with amino-acid sequence MLKIGLQLYSIHSEAEQNFLDTLENVRNMGYDSVQFAGLFGISAKEVKKVLDSTGLTAAGAHIPFDQFLGEAFKRQMDDQLVLENDLMIMPYLTEEQRKSLDDYKRAADILNEAGFRSKEFGIKVAYHNHDFEFYTLENKMPFELIFTETDPELVKMELDTYWAKYAGLEPAELLKAYKNRCVSFHIKDMKQKGDEKSTTIAGEGVLDIKGFLNLADEQKVEYVVIEQEHFEGNPLLEVEKGVQNVKGLL